CAGTCCACTGTGGATAAAAAAGGCTGTGTGAGTCAAATGGTCAGTTTAAATGTAGTTTGACTTAGTGTGTGTTAGTTTTCTGTGGTTCTGCTGTTCTTGTGTTCTGTTTCATCAACAGAAGAACAAGCACTGGGTTGAAACTGTTTCCTCTGACTTTATGGATGTGATGTgatgctgccacctgctggtgtCACTGAAACTACACTGAAAGTGAGTGGTGACATATTTTCAATATTCTCAATGTTGTTGGTgtaaaatacagacagacaggagcctGCAGGGGCCTCCAGGGGCCTCCAGGGGCCTCCAGGGCCTGAACACTTGACACCTGCTGTGGTTCAATGAAGGTTTCTTTCTGTTGAGTTTCTTTGAAATGGAAGTTTTAATAATAGAAACGGAATtgtaataattataataaactgtgagagacagaatcagaatcagaatcagaaaaagctttattgccaagtatgattttacacatacgaggaatttgttgtggtgaagttggtgcagacacatctactaaaaataagagcacaaaattcattcattcattcattcatcttctatacacgcgtatccctttcggggttgcggggggctggagcctatcccagctggcaacgggcgagaggcggggttcaccctgaaccggtcgccagccgattgcagggcaacatagacagacatacaaccattcacactcacacctatggacaatttagagtcacctGTTGACCTAATGAGCAtggttttggtctgtgggaggaagccggagtgcccggagagaacccaggcatgcacgggaagaacatgcaaacttcacacagaagtgtgtgacccggggatcgaaccagagacctccttgctgtgaggcacacgcactacctgctgcgccaccgtgccgcccagaGCACAAACTATaacaacataaatatatatatacacgagtctgttttttgtttgtttgttttttgcggaaacacagtctgtttttcagaaggaagtccgagctgagcgttaatgtaacacatagagttgtatttatgtcagtgtgacagatgaggcagaggtggagtgtgaagagtgtcgggggggttccgggccttgttgatcaggctgacagcagacgggaagaaactgttcttgtggcgtgaggttttggtcctgatggaccgcagcctcctgccagaggggagtggctcaaagagtttgtgtccggggtgagagggatcagccacaatcttttctgcacgcctcacggtcctggaggcgtacaggtcctgaagagatggtagattgcagccaatcaccttctctgcaagaccgaatgacacgctgcagtctgcccttgtccttggcggtggcagcagcgtaccagacagtgatggaggaggtgaggatggactcaatgatggctgtgtagaagtgcaccatcattgtctttggcaggctgaatttcttcagctgccgtaggaagaacatcctctgccgagctttcctgatgagggagctgatgttcggctcccacttgaggtcctgggagatgatagttcccaggaagcggaaagactccacagtgtcaatagtggagtcacagagggtgatgggggcgggtgaggctgagttcttcctgtagtccacaaccatctccactgtctttagagcattgagctccaggttgttctgattgcaccaggtcaccagatggtcaacctcccacctgtaggtggactcgtcgccatcagagatgagtccgatgagggtggtgtcgtccgcaaacttcaggagcttgatggactggtgactggaggtgcagctgtttgtgtacagggagaagagcagaggagagagaacgcagccctggggggatccggtgctgatggtcttagcgtcggagaggtgtttccccagcttcacgcactgtttcctgtcagacagacagacagacagaaagagagacagacagacagacagacagacagacagacagaaagagagacagacagaaagaatgtGGACAGACGTGTGACCTCTATGATGAGCTGCTCCTGGGTCACAtgacctgtctgtcctcttcatCGGTTCACGTTGTggactgtagctgctgtggcAGCTTTGACAGACAGTCTGTTGGTGTTCaggtctgctgtctgctggactggaaaaCCTCCTCAGCGTGATGGTGAAGGGCTGCTACGCTGTGTTTACTGACCGCACCATAAGAGACTCTTCTTCAGGTTAATTTATGTGTCATCCTACAAGACAGGgttgcacaatgaaatgcatGTTGTGGTCCCTTTATGGTACACaggaacaacaggaaaacattgTTTATGGTGTAGTGCAGAGGATGAGTTGAGGAGTCTTACAGCCTGTggaagctgctctgtgctctggTGGTACAACAGGCTGTGGCCGCGGTGGGTATTCTCTTCTAATATCCTTTGGACTTGGTGCAGGCACCTCACCGATATCACCGAGGCAAAGTTGATGCATGCCAATGATGTTCTGGATGGTTTTAATCACCCACTCTTGTCCTGGGCCCTGCACAAACTTTGCCAGTTTGTAATATTTCCCGTCACATACTTTCTATAAAAGTTGACATTTGGCCATTTACAGCTGTTTCTGAGCCAAGGTGGAGATGTGAGATGACCACGACAGgttctctgtgatgctgattcCAAGGACCCTACAGCTGTTCACCTCCACATGGACGCTGTCTCTTCTGTGGCGGTGACATGTTGAACATGTCGCTCATATCCGCTGTGGACACTGACAGTGGCTGGTCCTCTGGAGGTGGAGCAGACTTGACAACTGATTTGTTGTTCAAAATGATCATAAAATGTGTTGAGCTCATCTGGCACTGTGGCTTCATACCTGATGGGGGCGCTGTGATCGTCTTCGTCACTTGCCACATATCTTTGGTGCTGAGGTCTCTGCCCGCTTTGCCTCCTTGATACCAGCTTTCAGTCTTGCGTTGGTGGatgtgtcatgtgatgttgaccaTTTAATGGTTGAATGCTGCGTCgctttaaatgttgctgttgcAAGGAATTGTGGGACAGctttgtctcctttccttccgTGAAGGATGGTCCAGTGTGTCCTTTGCTGAAGGAGATAAGAAAGGAGGCACTGAGACACGTTTCCTCCTCACTTACAGAATTCAAACGGCTTTCATCGTGGCTGCCGCTCAGATACTTCTGAGCCATTTCAGTGAGTCAGcgacaaccaatcagagctcatttccacactgcagcagagacaaagtgaCGAGCGGCCGAGTTCAAGGACTCAGAgtcaaacaacaaccacagaagaaatcGGCTGTTTATTAGAACAGCAGCGTGACTCTGACTGTTCAGGTATGACGAGGCCTGAGATCACCTGACCACACCTGAGTGAGTGCCACCTCTTCAGGTTGAGAACTTCTGCCATCAGACGTGACAATATATCAGCTCATATGTTTTAATCAAACACATCATGAAGGTATTTGTACAAATATTCCAAAGCTTTATTGGCaaagatgacagaaacagaaaaaaactgacaaTTTCAAGAACTGCAGTTAGTTTTTGTCTCAGCCAACAAACAGATCCTGACTGATCACACTGATCCGTTAATCCATGAGAACAAACAATTCACATCCAcattgtcagtgtgtgcgtgtgtgtgtgtgtgtgtgtgtgtgtgtggggggggggggggggggggggtcatcatcaccatggggggggggggggggggggggggtcatcatcaccatggtgaccacatctgctgcttcctgtggtGTGGCAGCACaaactgtcctctctgtccGCAGACTGCGTccatgctgcttttattttgaaggtccAGCAGATGGTGCCAAAGTCTCAAGCTGTTCCTCCATCCAATCATGGAGCAGCACCAggtgaaaagacaaagacagacagacgggtctCTGAGGACCAGCTGGACTCGTCTCAGACTCTGCAGCCTGTTCTGGGATCAGGTTTGAACGTTGGTGAATCGTTTGGAtcagaaataaaatcaaaaacacaaaacaagagcagagacTTTTAAACACAGAAGTCAAAGAGAGCTCGTCATCTATGTAAAAATagaacatttcaaacaaaaaaaaactttatttaaacattattaTACATATTTAAAAAGTCAGAGCACAGCACAGGCTCAGAGTAATCTGATtacactgaaacacaggaagGGTTCCCCTCATGTCACTGATGAGGACAGTTTCAAATTAAAGTTATCATGACTCActtctctcatcctcctcctcctcctcctcctcctcctcctcctcctcctcctcctcctcctccgtgtcCAGCAGGGAACTCTCACCTGAGCTgtgtcagtgacatcatcagtgaggTGACCTTCAGGCAGCTGACAGGAGATCAGTTAATGGACTCAGTGATGAGATGGAACACAAAGCCGCAGATTTGATCTTACAAAAGCTTTTATCATCAACGTTATTGATCCATGGACTGATTCaggtcatcctcctcctcctcctcatcatcatcatcactgcagaTTACAGGTGAGAGccgttcatcatcatcatcaggttcACAGTCTTTACCTCCGTCTGTTAttgattcatcatcatcatcatcgttcTTCATTCAGCTACAAGAAGTCAACTACGACTCCCAGGGTGCATTTCACCgacaaacagccaatcacagagctgatcaaacatttcatttggttCAATGTCTGATTCTGGATCACTTTTATGTCATGTTGCAGAAATCTTCATTTCTTGAAATATTTCTTCATAATATCAGAAATAAACATTCAGCTTGAAGATATGTGAAAgattataaacacattttcaatagaaatacacacagttgCATTCTGGGTAAAAACAGGTCAAACTGACATACAGGAAAAAATAATTTTAGCAAAAAtctatgtttcatttttcttaatCTGAGCTCTTGAAGTCTTGTTTCCTTAAATAGAGTCAGATTATGTCatcaatcaataaattaatGAACCTAAACAGTGTCAGCGAATCACTGCCTTTGATCGACAGCAgcctcatcacttcctgtgtctacCTTTACATtcagtgaggtcagaggtcataaataccaaaacaaagcagcagtccGTGTTGTCCCAGATCCACCTGAATGAGTCAGCGCAGGGGGCGGAGCTAcagcagagacacctgcagaggAGCGTTAATGCGGTCAGACTGAAATCAGGACAGGAAGTGGCGTGGTTGCGTTATGATATAAACTGCAGGAGCTAACATCGCTAACAGGCTAACAACGAGCTGGTAGATTTGTTAATTATTCAGCGTTTTATGATTTACTgtctgcagccaatcagcatctgttcttctgctgtttgtattATTTCACCTGCAGCTAGAACATTCACCTTTTGACGGTCAGGCCCGCCCCTTCTCTCTGATTGGTCGGAGAGACTTCACAAGTTCAATcagactgaactgtgtgtgaagtgagttcaagacaggaaatgaatgtttccTGTCCAGTGTGACATCATCACGTTCATGTTCAGATCTGGAGGAAATAAGGTCACGCTGGGTCCAGGTGTCCTCCACAGGCCCACCTGCTCATGATCAACATTAAAATGTGCCCTTTCTGTTCCTGACAGGATGCCagatcaaccaatcagctgGCAACCCTACAGTTACCCATGACACCCCTCTCTGTGCAGATCTGGAGGTGGCCAGGTGACATAGTCTTCCTCATAAAGGTGCAACAGGACTTCGTACACCACTTCTTATAAATCCTGGAAGTGCGATCAGGGTTCAGACTACATCCTGGAGCTGGCGTTGGGGGGGCAGGTTCTGTTCCTGCCCTCGGAGTCCTCCTCCCGATCCACACGCGGGTCCTGGTCCAGACTGAGTCTACGGCTCTTCAGGGCCGTGCTGTAGTAGTCCAGGTAGTCCAGGGGCTCCTCGGGGGCCTCCATCCAGCGCAGACACAGGATCCTCTGGAAGGAGCGGCGGAAGTTGTCGGACAGGAAGCCGTAGAGCAGCGGGTTCGCGCAGCTGTTGGCGTAACCCAGAACGACGGCCAGCTGGCTGAGGGTGGGGTCGTGACGCTGCAGGAAGACGCCCACCAGCTGTACCACGTGGAAGGGCATCCAGCACACCACGAACACCGACACCACCACCGTCACCATCACTGTGATCTTCCTCTCGGACTTCCTGCGCTGCTGCCAGCCGGCCCGCAGCGCCACCACCCGCAGCTGACTCAGGATCAGCACGTAGCACAGACAGATGGCGAGCACCGGGAACAGGAAGCCCATCAGGAAGGCGTAGACCGCGAACGCCGCCATCCAGCGCCGCTCCGGCTCCGGCATCTGCATGTTACAGGCCACCGAGCCGTCCGAGTTGGGGgcggtggaggagaagaggatgatgggaagGATGACCAGCAGGGAGAACATCCACACGCACACGTTGACCAGCTTGGCCACGGTGGGCCGCCGGTACCGGGACGCCCGCAGCGGGTGCACCACGGCGATGTAGCGGTCCACGCTGAGCACCGTCAGGCAGTAGATGCTGGTGAACATGTTGATGGCGTCCACGCTGAGCACGAGGCGGCACAGCGCCGCGCCGAACGGCCACCGGCGCAGCAGCGCGGCGGTGACCACGAACGGCACGCTGAGCATCAGCAGCTCGTCCGCCACCGCCAGGTTCAGGATGTACAGGTTGGTGGCCGTCTTCATCTTAGCGTACCGGAAGATGACGTAGATGACCATGGAGTTCCCGCTCAAACCGACCAGACACACCAGAGAGTagatggaggagatgagagcCGCGCTGCCCGCGGAGGACGCGCCGCCGCCGGACGCAGAGACGTTGCCGGATCCGTTCAGCAGGAAGAAGCCGCCACCGTCCTCCAGAGAGCTCGGAGCGACGGGAAGAGacgaagaagagagagaggaggagtaggaggaggaggaggaggaggaggaggaggaggtgttcaGCTGCATGACAGGGAGATGATCGAGAGATTCATCCAAAAAAACAAGATCAGATCATCAGATCAGCTGCCGCCTCTCCTCAACTGATCCGGTTCAACCGAGACGCGCTCcggtaaagagagagagagagagagagagagagagagagacactgaaagagagagagacactgagagagagacactgagagagagagagacactgagagagagagagagactgagagagagcgagagagagagagagacactgagagagagagagagagagactgagagagagcgagagagagagacactgagagagagagagagagagagacactgagagagagcgagagagagagagagactgagagagagcgagagagagagacactgagagattttgatttttgatttttcaaaccacttttatttgctcaccggtccaaaagaaacaacagtAGTATTAACAGTCCAGtgctcaaaataaaaacagaccaacaaccaaaaaaaaaaaccctccaccTTACAACACAAAGATTAAGACATCTTTAGCTCAGTAGATGtccaaaaagcagctttttctcttccactgaacacagcacatcGTCCAGACACCACGTGCCTTCAAACTCATCCAAATTCTGTGTTAGACTGAAGAAATTAAAATCCGTCCTCAGTCGGGTTTTCACCATCCGACAGAAGATCAGCCTGACATCAGTGTCCACAGAACTCTCCattctgtttctcctgctgatgTAAATGGCCATTTTGGCCTGACCGATCAGGAAGTTTAACAGCTGaccttttgatttatttttctttttgtatttgtgaCAAAGAATGAATGTTTGATGCGAGAAAACCTCATGGAACTTGGAGAAGAACACActcagcaggtgaaacagagcagagagacgtgTACACTCGAGGaagcaatgaaaaacagtttctctctgaGCACAGAAAGGACAATCAGGCCCAACATCTGGATTGATGACTGACACGAAGGCGTTCACAGGAAGCACAGCGTGCAGAAGCCTCCACTGTAAGTCTCCCACCCTCCTGGTTAAAGGAGCTTTGTACAGCGTTCTCCACTCAGGCCTCTGAGCCTGTGTGAGGGCCAGCCGAGCTCTCCAAGGAGTGTCCACTCGCCCCGCCAGTTTACGCTGGTTCAGCACTTTAACCAGTAAACAGTACATAGCTTTGCCTGTTAAGTTCCTCAGTGTGTACTCACTGTTCACCTTTAACATGAAGTCATCAGCACATTCAAACACCGGAATCATTTTTAACTCGGGGAAGGGATCCGAGTCGTCGGCTGCTTTCAGCCCTGCACCGTGTGCAGCAGCTAAAGACCTCTCTgagtctgtcagctgctgtttccagcctcCCAGCAGGTGGCTGATGACCCTGGCAGACCTGACCCCGATACAGGAGGCCAGACCTGCAGCATTGTCCATAGAGGGGCCGCACAAGTCCATCACCCGGCCCAGTGTGACAATCTTGGTCTCACACAGTCTCCGAAGCAGGGACGGTCCTGCTGCGCACCTGAGCCGAGTCCCGTAGACCACCGGCTCCTTCAGAAGCCAAAAGAGAGAGTCACCgtgagtctgtctctcttttttaaacagaCTCCACACTTTAAAAAGTCCACGGTAGAAAGGTGGCAGATTGTCCAGCCTAACTCCACTCGTATCCATTAAGAAAAGCGACTCTGCTAGTCCCAGTCCACCACGGCGCTCTAGAAGGGCTCGAGACACAGGTCTCCAGACCAGGTCTGCCGGTCCGGACAGCAGTCTCTGGATGAACTGGAGCCTGAAGGCCGCTCCTCTGCTCGCCAGGTGCACCAGCCCGTGCCCTCCCTCGTCCTTAGGCAGGAAGAGGACGCTCTGCGGGATCCAGTGCAgacggtcccagaaaaagtccACCATGACTGCCTGCACCTTGGACAGCA
This window of the Chaetodon auriga isolate fChaAug3 chromosome 14, fChaAug3.hap1, whole genome shotgun sequence genome carries:
- the sstr1a gene encoding somatostatin receptor type 1 translates to MQLNTSSSSSSSSSSYSSSLSSSSLPVAPSSLEDGGGFFLLNGSGNVSASGGGASSAGSAALISSIYSLVCLVGLSGNSMVIYVIFRYAKMKTATNLYILNLAVADELLMLSVPFVVTAALLRRWPFGAALCRLVLSVDAINMFTSIYCLTVLSVDRYIAVVHPLRASRYRRPTVAKLVNVCVWMFSLLVILPIILFSSTAPNSDGSVACNMQMPEPERRWMAAFAVYAFLMGFLFPVLAICLCYVLILSQLRVVALRAGWQQRRKSERKITVMVTVVVSVFVVCWMPFHVVQLVGVFLQRHDPTLSQLAVVLGYANSCANPLLYGFLSDNFRRSFQRILCLRWMEAPEEPLDYLDYYSTALKSRRLSLDQDPRVDREEDSEGRNRTCPPNASSRM